One Synergistaceae bacterium DNA window includes the following coding sequences:
- the coaE gene encoding dephospho-CoA kinase (Dephospho-CoA kinase (CoaE) performs the final step in coenzyme A biosynthesis.), whose amino-acid sequence MLIIGLTGDVGAGKSTLCGVWREMGADVIDADTIARDMWKLPEVRSKAEARWGEGFFDDEWKTVLDRIAAKIFCDDEEYEFASGLLHSPAIIEVKRRIDRSGASWVAAEIPLLYECGVPDWIDCVVYAAAPLEKRAERNKRRGWDVDEILRRENKMMPREEKIRRADWVIENIGTEEEWRAKARELGRFFIEKCEKERGK is encoded by the coding sequence ATGCTGATAATAGGGCTAACGGGCGACGTTGGCGCTGGTAAGAGCACTTTATGCGGTGTCTGGCGGGAGATGGGCGCAGACGTCATTGACGCCGACACTATCGCCAGGGACATGTGGAAGCTGCCGGAGGTCCGGAGCAAAGCTGAAGCGCGCTGGGGCGAGGGTTTCTTTGACGATGAGTGGAAAACGGTGCTTGATAGGATCGCAGCCAAGATATTCTGCGACGACGAAGAATATGAATTTGCATCCGGGCTTCTTCACTCCCCTGCCATAATCGAGGTAAAACGGCGCATTGACAGGTCCGGGGCGTCCTGGGTGGCGGCCGAGATCCCGCTGCTCTACGAGTGCGGGGTCCCCGACTGGATCGATTGTGTGGTCTACGCGGCCGCTCCGCTTGAAAAGAGGGCGGAGCGCAATAAAAGACGCGGCTGGGATGTGGATGAGATCCTGCGCCGCGAAAACAAAATGATGCCCAGAGAAGAAAAAATCAGGCGCGCCGACTGGGTGATCGAGAACATAGGCACAGAGGAAGAGTGGAGGGCAAAGGCAAGGGAGTTAGGCCGGTTTTTCATCGAAAAGTGTGAGAAGGAGCGCGGCAAATAA